The Deltaproteobacteria bacterium genome has a window encoding:
- the ccsB gene encoding c-type cytochrome biogenesis protein CcsB — protein MINSVILSYITFVYFFSFLLYLMMMVIGKEIFGRLATIVTLSGLVGHTFGIALRWIESYRLGIGHAPLSNLYESLIFFSWAILVLYAVVERRTRNRTLGTFVTPLAFLAMAYASYSPNIKTHIQPLLPALKSNWLIAHVITCFFGYAAFGVAFGLSLMYLLKQRDQGEESSLFLKLIPAKHILDDLNYQMVVIGFLLLTLGIITGSVWAHSAWGRYWGWDPKETWSLITWLVYAALLHSRLMRGWRGKRMAILSILGFLCVLFTYFGVNYLPGLHSYATSS, from the coding sequence ATGATAAATTCCGTTATTCTGAGTTATATCACCTTTGTCTATTTCTTTTCATTTTTGCTCTATCTCATGATGATGGTCATAGGAAAGGAAATCTTCGGGAGGCTCGCCACGATAGTCACCCTCTCGGGGCTTGTGGGGCATACTTTTGGAATCGCCTTGAGGTGGATCGAGTCCTACAGGCTCGGCATCGGACATGCCCCCCTTTCCAATCTCTATGAATCACTCATCTTTTTTTCCTGGGCCATCCTGGTTCTCTATGCCGTGGTGGAAAGGCGCACCAGGAACCGCACTCTGGGGACTTTCGTGACCCCCTTGGCCTTTCTCGCCATGGCCTATGCCTCTTATTCCCCGAATATCAAAACCCATATTCAACCCCTTCTTCCGGCCCTCAAGAGCAACTGGCTCATAGCCCATGTTATCACCTGTTTTTTCGGGTACGCAGCCTTCGGAGTGGCCTTCGGCCTGAGCCTTATGTATCTCTTAAAGCAGCGAGACCAGGGAGAGGAAAGCAGCCTCTTCCTGAAACTCATACCCGCCAAGCACATCCTGGACGACCTGAATTACCAGATGGTGGTGATCGGCTTCCTTCTCTTGACTCTGGGAATTATTACAGGATCGGTGTGGGCCCATTCCGCCTGGGGGAGATACTGGGGCTGGGACCCCAAGGAGACCTGGTCCCTTATCACCTGGCTCGTCTATGCCGCCCTGCTTCACTCCAGGCTCATGAGGGGATGGCGGGGAAAAAGGATGGCCATCCTTTCGATCCTGGGATTCCTATGCGTTCTGTTCACCTATTTTGGCGTGAATTACCTCCCCGGCCTCCATAGCTATGCAACTTCCTCTTGA
- a CDS encoding response regulator, with protein sequence MSDSLDVIIVDDDPVVCDLISQIVQRFYTWGKVFAFTDSSEAFAFCMDRGTGVAIFVLDVFLGEKTAFTFLDSIVDKFPMAYEDTIIITGNASDNIVDMCVASDINYLIEKPIRSYTLQLAVRAIVTKYIKFAKRLLKDPVFAENVSRF encoded by the coding sequence ATGTCAGACAGCTTGGATGTAATCATTGTAGATGACGACCCTGTCGTGTGCGATCTCATCTCCCAGATCGTACAGCGCTTCTACACCTGGGGAAAAGTATTCGCCTTTACCGATTCCTCTGAAGCCTTCGCCTTCTGCATGGATAGAGGAACGGGTGTGGCGATCTTTGTCCTGGATGTGTTCCTGGGGGAGAAAACCGCTTTCACCTTCCTTGACAGTATCGTAGATAAATTTCCAATGGCCTATGAGGACACCATTATCATCACCGGGAACGCGAGCGACAATATCGTGGACATGTGCGTGGCCTCGGATATCAATTATCTCATTGAAAAGCCCATCCGGTCCTATACGCTGCAACTGGCCGTGCGGGCTATTGTTACGAAATACATCAAGTTTGCTAAAAGGCTCCTCAAGGACCCGGTTTTCGCCGAGAACGTGTCTCGTTTTTAA
- a CDS encoding cytochrome c biogenesis protein ResB — protein MTRSKKSQSPHPLWRFLKSLRLTFFLLLGLAAVSILGTVVPQFSDLYHSLWFRLFIGLLALNLLICSIDRFPQNWRLYRRVPRPDRDKVFEGNWPLRSLTLKADRADVINHLRGILKRCYRNIHEKDSGKAVYFFGEKGGLGYFGVFIVHFSVILILAGAIVGSLFGFDGFINIPEGESSDRVMITRSREVIKLPFRVACEKFTVRYYENGSPKEYRSDLKFLRGREVLLESPLSVNHPVTFQGITFYQASYGKIPGTIRLRLEKAGAPGKTFRFDVHRGHPRELPDREGVFRVIDVHNDPSGKLSPAVLVSVRGADEKRHEFWVFQDPGSLKGKFPETMLRSPRMNPSAFKPYTFFLEDIESKFYTGLQVSRDPGVPIVWAGFIMIMAGLFVTFFLHPRRVWIRLEEKKDGLQIDLAGRSPKNPVGLERELDRICRMIQETRGSDRNPGL, from the coding sequence ATGACCAGATCCAAGAAATCCCAGAGTCCACACCCTTTGTGGCGATTTCTCAAATCCTTGAGACTTACTTTTTTTCTTCTCCTAGGCCTTGCCGCCGTTTCCATTCTGGGAACGGTCGTTCCCCAGTTCTCCGATCTTTACCATTCCCTCTGGTTCAGGCTCTTCATCGGGCTCCTGGCCCTGAATCTCCTCATCTGTTCCATCGATCGCTTCCCCCAGAACTGGAGGCTCTACCGGCGAGTTCCGCGACCGGATCGGGACAAGGTCTTCGAGGGTAACTGGCCCCTCAGGAGCCTTACCCTGAAAGCCGACAGGGCCGATGTGATCAACCATCTGCGGGGGATTCTGAAACGCTGTTACCGGAATATCCATGAAAAAGATTCGGGAAAGGCCGTCTATTTTTTCGGAGAGAAGGGGGGACTGGGGTATTTCGGGGTCTTTATCGTCCACTTCAGCGTTATCCTCATCCTGGCCGGGGCAATCGTCGGCTCCCTTTTCGGATTCGACGGCTTTATCAATATTCCCGAAGGAGAATCCTCCGACAGGGTCATGATCACCAGGAGCCGCGAGGTTATCAAGCTCCCATTCCGAGTGGCCTGCGAAAAGTTCACGGTACGGTATTATGAAAACGGATCCCCTAAGGAGTACCGTTCCGATCTCAAATTTCTACGCGGCCGAGAGGTGCTCCTGGAAAGCCCCCTCTCTGTCAACCATCCCGTGACCTTCCAGGGGATCACCTTTTACCAGGCATCTTATGGTAAGATCCCGGGAACCATCCGTCTTCGGTTGGAAAAAGCAGGAGCGCCCGGAAAGACATTCCGTTTCGATGTGCACAGGGGACACCCCCGTGAACTGCCGGATCGTGAGGGAGTTTTCCGGGTCATCGATGTGCACAACGACCCTTCGGGCAAGTTGAGCCCCGCCGTACTCGTATCGGTCCGGGGGGCTGACGAAAAACGCCATGAATTCTGGGTATTTCAGGATCCAGGATCCCTCAAGGGCAAGTTTCCAGAGACCATGCTCCGGTCCCCGAGAATGAACCCTTCGGCCTTCAAGCCCTATACCTTTTTTCTCGAGGACATCGAAAGCAAATTTTACACAGGTCTCCAGGTGAGTCGGGATCCCGGTGTTCCCATTGTCTGGGCTGGCTTCATCATGATCATGGCGGGACTCTTCGTGACTTTTTTTCTCCACCCAAGGCGCGTCTGGATTCGCTTGGAAGAAAAAAAGGATGGACTGCAAATCGATCTGGCGGGCCGATCTCCCAAAAATCCGGTCGGACTGGAAAGGGAACTGGACCGAATTTGCCGGATGATCCAGGAGACCCGGGGATCAGACCGGAATCCGGGGTTATGA
- the serS gene encoding serine--tRNA ligase, whose protein sequence is MLDLKFIRTNLDLIKDMLEKRGYNTDISAFSSIDEKRRSILPALEELRHRRNKASEEIAEMKKQGRDPSQVISEMRRVSSEIKSLEAELSKIEENLSPLLMVIPNVPHESVPVGRDEKDNTVIRTWGEIREMDFNPRPHWEIGEDLGILDFGTAAKIAGARFALYRGAGALLERALINFMLDVHTREHGYTEVLPPFLVNSAAMTGTGQLPKFKEDLFKIEDWDLYLIPTAEVPVTNIHREEVLREEDLPLSYVAYTPCFRSEAGSYGKDTRGLIRQHQFNKVELVKFSRPRESYEELEKLTGDAEDILKRLGLPFRTVCLCTGDLGFSAAKTYDLEVWLPGQGVYREISSCSNFTDFQARRAGIRYKRKGASGTELVHTLNGSGLAVGRTVVAILENYQQADGSVVVPEALVPYMGGLEVIASEPK, encoded by the coding sequence ATGTTGGATCTGAAATTTATCCGAACGAATCTTGATCTCATCAAGGACATGCTGGAGAAGCGGGGTTACAATACTGATATTTCCGCTTTTTCGTCCATTGACGAGAAAAGGAGGAGCATCCTTCCCGCCCTGGAGGAGCTTCGCCACCGGCGGAACAAGGCAAGCGAAGAAATCGCCGAAATGAAGAAACAGGGAAGGGACCCCTCCCAGGTCATTTCGGAAATGAGGAGAGTTTCCTCAGAGATCAAGTCCCTGGAGGCGGAGCTATCGAAAATCGAGGAAAACTTGTCACCTCTTCTTATGGTCATTCCCAACGTGCCCCACGAATCGGTTCCGGTGGGACGGGACGAAAAAGACAATACCGTGATCAGGACCTGGGGAGAGATCAGGGAGATGGACTTCAATCCCAGGCCCCACTGGGAGATCGGGGAAGACCTCGGAATCCTGGACTTTGGAACCGCGGCCAAGATCGCAGGCGCCCGATTCGCTCTATATCGGGGCGCGGGCGCCTTGCTTGAACGGGCCTTGATCAACTTCATGCTGGACGTCCATACCCGTGAACACGGGTATACAGAAGTACTGCCCCCTTTCCTTGTAAACAGCGCGGCCATGACCGGAACGGGTCAACTTCCCAAGTTTAAGGAGGACCTTTTCAAGATCGAAGACTGGGATCTCTACCTCATACCAACGGCCGAGGTGCCCGTAACCAACATCCACCGAGAGGAGGTTCTGAGGGAAGAAGACCTTCCCCTTTCCTACGTCGCTTACACACCCTGCTTCCGATCAGAGGCCGGCTCTTACGGAAAGGATACCCGCGGGTTGATCCGACAGCACCAGTTCAACAAGGTGGAATTGGTCAAGTTCTCCAGGCCCCGGGAATCGTACGAGGAACTGGAAAAGTTGACCGGGGACGCCGAGGATATCCTGAAACGGCTGGGGCTGCCTTTCAGAACCGTTTGCCTGTGTACAGGCGACCTGGGCTTTTCCGCTGCAAAGACCTACGACCTTGAAGTCTGGCTTCCCGGCCAAGGGGTTTACAGGGAAATTTCATCCTGCAGCAATTTTACGGATTTTCAGGCCCGGCGGGCCGGTATCCGTTACAAGCGTAAGGGTGCTTCTGGAACTGAACTGGTGCACACATTGAACGGTTCGGGACTGGCCGTAGGAAGAACGGTTGTGGCGATCCTTGAAAACTATCAGCAGGCCGACGGAAGCGTTGTCGTTCCCGAAGCCCTGGTGCCCTACATGGGAGGATTGGAGGTTATCGCGTCTGAACCCAAATGA